A part of Olleya sp. Bg11-27 genomic DNA contains:
- the asnB gene encoding asparagine synthase B codes for MCGIVCAFDLKQKSEDLRPQVLEMSKTIRHRGPDWSGIYSDDKAILAHERLAIVDPASGKQPLFSPDNKLVLAANGEIYNHRALRQQFEGKYDFQTESDCEVILALYQEKGVDFVDEMNGIFGFAIYDVEKDEYFIARDHMGIIPLYIGWDQNGTFYVASELKALEGVCTKIELFPPGHYMSSKDGEFVKWYNRDWSEYDAVKENETSIAEVKEALEAAVHRQLMSDVPYGVLLSGGLDSSVVSAIAKKYAQKRIESDDTSEAWYPQTHSFAVGLEGSPDLAAAQKVADHIGTVHHEIKFTIQEGLDAIKDVIYNIETYDITTIRSSTPMYLMARVIKSMGIKMVLSGEGADEIFGGYLYFHKAPNAQEFHEETVRKLDKLHMYDCLRANKSLAAWGIEGRVPFLDKEFMDVAMRINPQDKMINGERMEKWVVRKAFEDMLPESVAWRQKEQFSDGVGYSWIDTLKEVVGEAVTDEQMANAKFRFPIQTPQNKEEFYYRSIFEGHFPSDAAALSVPQEASVACSTATALEWDEAFKNMNEPSGRAIANVHDKAY; via the coding sequence TGTGGATCCAGCATCTGGAAAACAACCATTGTTTAGCCCAGATAATAAACTAGTGTTAGCAGCAAATGGCGAAATATACAACCACAGAGCATTGCGTCAACAGTTTGAGGGTAAATATGATTTTCAAACAGAAAGTGATTGCGAAGTTATTCTAGCCTTATATCAAGAAAAAGGAGTCGATTTTGTAGATGAAATGAATGGTATCTTCGGGTTTGCAATCTATGATGTTGAAAAAGATGAATATTTTATCGCTCGTGATCACATGGGGATTATCCCATTATATATTGGTTGGGATCAAAACGGAACTTTTTATGTGGCTTCCGAATTAAAAGCTTTGGAAGGCGTTTGTACTAAAATTGAATTATTTCCTCCAGGACATTATATGTCTAGTAAAGATGGTGAATTTGTAAAATGGTATAACAGAGATTGGAGTGAATATGATGCTGTAAAAGAAAATGAAACAAGTATTGCAGAAGTAAAAGAAGCTTTGGAAGCAGCGGTGCATAGACAGTTGATGAGTGATGTGCCTTATGGTGTATTATTATCAGGAGGATTAGATTCTTCAGTGGTATCTGCAATTGCAAAAAAATATGCACAAAAACGTATTGAGAGTGATGATACTTCAGAAGCATGGTATCCACAAACACACTCTTTTGCAGTTGGATTAGAAGGCTCTCCGGATTTAGCGGCAGCCCAAAAAGTAGCGGATCATATTGGAACAGTCCACCATGAGATAAAGTTTACCATTCAAGAAGGTTTAGATGCTATTAAAGATGTAATTTATAACATCGAAACGTATGATATAACAACAATACGATCGTCTACACCAATGTATCTAATGGCAAGAGTTATTAAGTCTATGGGAATTAAAATGGTATTGTCTGGTGAAGGAGCCGATGAAATTTTTGGAGGGTATTTATATTTTCATAAAGCACCAAATGCACAAGAGTTTCATGAAGAAACCGTTCGTAAATTGGATAAGTTGCATATGTACGATTGTTTAAGGGCGAACAAAAGTTTAGCTGCTTGGGGAATTGAAGGGCGCGTACCATTCTTAGATAAAGAATTTATGGATGTTGCCATGCGTATCAACCCTCAAGATAAAATGATTAATGGAGAGCGTATGGAAAAATGGGTTGTTCGTAAAGCCTTTGAAGATATGTTACCAGAAAGTGTAGCATGGAGGCAAAAAGAACAATTTAGTGATGGCGTTGGTTATAGCTGGATCGATACGTTAAAAGAAGTTGTTGGAGAAGCAGTGACGGATGAGCAGATGGCTAATGCTAAGTTTAGATTTCCAATACAAACGCCACAAAATAAAGAAGAGTTTTATTACCGCTCTATCTTTGAAGGGCACTTCCCTAGTGATGCGGCAGCTTTAAGCGTACCACAAGAAGCAAGTGTTGCGTGTAGTACGGCAACAGCATTAGAGTGGGATGAAGCTTTTAAAAACATGAACGAGCCTTCTGGACGTGCTATCGCGAACGTGCACGATAAAGCATATTAA